CGGATCCATCTTGACGCCGTCCACCGCGACGAACATCTCCAGCCAGCGCTCGCCATTCTCGGTGCGGGCGTACGAGACGTCCACGTTGTTGAAGTCCCAGACGGGGTAGGTCACGCCGTTCTCGGTGGCGTAGCGCTTGGAGCCCTTTGCCAGCAGAACCGGATCCTTCTCGCGCTTCTTCACGCCTTCCGGCCGGGCCGTTGGCGATGCGGAGGGCGTCGGGCTGGCCGCTGCTCGTGGACCCGCCGCCGATGGCGACGGCACGACGACCGGCGTCGTCTCGACCGGGACTTCCTCGTAGTGCCGCCACGCGTACAGCTCGACCGAGTCAGGGTCGTAGCGGCACGCCACCGAGGCCGTGCTGCCCGGCATCAGGAGCTGAGCCGTGACGTTTGCACGAGTCGCCTCGGTGACTGGCGCGCTGCCAATCGGCCAGACGACCTCGATCCGGCTCGCCAGCCGGTCGGTCGGCAACGGCATCACCTGCTCGTCGACGATGACCGGGTCGCCGCCGATCAGGTAGATGCTCGGGTCGCGCGGGTCGGCGTTATGGCTGGATGGCTGCAGGTCGAGCGCGTAGACGCCGTTCTTCGCCTGAATCGTCTCGGTCTTGCCGGACTTGTAGATGAGGGTCGCCTGCTTCGCCGAGGCCAGGACGTTGTGCGTCACGGCTTCCGGCGAGGTGTTCCAGGCAACGATGGTGCGGTGGTCGCCGCGCTCCATCACGACCTGGGCCACCTGCGATGGCCAGATGAACTGGGTGCGGCTATCATTCGAGCGGACTAGCTGGGTGTAGTCGGCCGGACCGGGCTTGTCCTTGCCCGGCCAGGAGAAGACGGCGGACTGCACGTCCGAGAAGTACTGTGCGCCGATCTGGAACGCCACGTACGCTGGCTTGGCCGTCCCGTTGTTGCGGATCAGCCCCCACAGCTCGACGTCGTTCTCGGCCTTCTCGTCCGTGGCCTTGTAGACAGCGTACCGCTCGACGTTGGCGGCCACGGCCAGCGCCATCGCCTGGATGATGTAGGCCGCCTGCTGATCCAGTGACGCCCGCATCTGGCCGGCCGGCAGGTTGTTCTGGACGTCGTCATGCGGGATGACGTTGCTCTCGCCGATCCAGATCGGTTTCTTCATGTTCCGCTGGGCCAGGATGTCCCGCATGATCATCGGTTCGGCAAACGAGTTGAGCGGCGCCGTGTAGGTGTGGACGCTCACGATGTCGAAGTAGTGATTGTTCTTCGCCCGATCCGGATCCTTCCCGATGACCTCCAGGAGCGGCCCCAGGAAGGGTGGCCGCTGGTGCTCCTTGTCCCACCAGTAGGCCATGCCGCCGAGGATGACCTTGGCGCTGGGGTTGATCTCCTTGGTGTTCAGGTAGGCCACCTTCAGCAGCTGCGCGTACTGCTCGAACGAGCCATCGAACGTGTAGCGCAGGCCGGGCGTGTAGAGGTCCGGCTCGTTCCAGACGATCCAGTGATCGACCACGCCCTTGTGGCGCTCGACCACCTTTCGGACGAACTGGCCCCAGGTGTTGTTCGGATCCTTGTAGTCCAGTTCGAGGCCACGCGGCGGGTCGACCGGCCGGCCCCTGTCGGGCCACGGCGACGCCCACTGCGGCGTGTAGATCAGGATGCCGGCCATGGTCACGCCACGGCGGGCCTGGGCCTTGATCGCCTCATCGGTGAAGTAGAGCTGCGTCCAGGAGTTCGGGCCGTCCTTCTGGATCAGCGACCAGGGAAAGATGATGCGATCCCAGCGAGCGCCGGCCTGCCACGCCAGGTCGGGCTGGACGATGCCCTGCACCATGCCGAAGCGCCCATCGTCGGTATCGACGGCTGGAAGTGGCGACACGACGGCGGTGCGTGGCTCGGCGGCGTGGGTAATGGACGATGGCAGCGACGCGAACAGGACGGTGGCGGCGAGCACGGCGAGGAGGAGCGGTCTCGACTGCATCCGAACCCCAGGACTGTGAGGTAGGTGTGGGTATTGGGGCGAACTCAGGCGTTCACCCGCGACCAACGGTTGACGGAACGTAGACGCAGACCAGTATCGGGGATCGGTCCCGACGCGGTCCATTTACAGAACGCCCCGCCAGAGGGTTGGTTTCGTTTGGCCGAATCACGAACGTGCTACACTCGCCGCCGCTGAGGGAGGGCGACGCGCCGAACCGCGCGGGACTGGACGCCGACGACGCCGTCAGCGTGATCCTCAAGGATCTCGTGCTGATTCACGAGTTCGCGCGGGACCACGGCGCCCGGCTCCCCCTGGGCGGGATGTCGCGGGAGCTGTACCGGGAGGCCGTCGCGCTCGGGCACGCCAACACGGACATGTCGGCCATGTGCCTGCCCCTGGAGCGCATCGCCGACACCGAGATTCGCCCAAGATGCGACTGATGCGCGGCGGATTCCGACCGTTTTTTCGCATATCTCGCCCTGACCCTCTTGTCAGCTTGATGCGCTGAGGCGTATACCGTCTCTGGCGAGTCGTTCGTTTGTGTTTTGGGCAGTTCAGGCGTGAGTTGCCCCTCACCCTCGCGAACGGACGACAGGCTCTGTCGCGACCCCCGTTGCCGCTGCGCCCGTGCGCGGATCGCGATGTTGACGGACTGACCGGCTCCGACGTTCCTCATCCCTGGACCCGGCCTGTCCGTCGCGGATGACGGTCGATGCTGCTTGCACGCCGCCAGCGCCAGACGTGGCAATGGTTCGACGTGGCAGGAGAAGTCGCCGCGTCCACCGTCCGCGTCTCGTCCGGCCCACAGGCCCGGTTCTGGATGCGGTCGATCACGCGCTCAGGAGAGCTCATGCCGCTGGCAGCGGTTGCATGCGCGTTTGCCGCGCTGGTTCATGCTGGAATATCGCTTGCGTCGATCGTGCCCCTGTCGACGATGCCAGTGGGCGACGTCGTCCAGGCATCGGCGTCGGAGGCCAGACAGGCCGCGGCGGCGCTGGTGAAGGCTCGCAGGCCGCGTCCACAGGCGCGGCCCGTCTGGGTTGCGCCGCACGCTGAGACGGTGCTGTATGCCGGGCCTGACCCCCAATCCGAGGAGGTGGCCCCCCTCCACCAGTGGGCCGGTCTGCAGGTCGAGGGGCCCTCTCGCGGGCATCGCATCCCCGTGCTCGATCCATCCCGACAGCTCCACGGCTGGGTGCCGGCCGCCGACGTGGGGCCAATCGATCCGTCCCTGCTGGGGACGGCGTACCTGCCGCCGATCGGCCGGCCGATTGCCTGGGCCGGGCCGGCCCGCGTGACGATGTACACCTGCGTGGAGCTGGGCGGCTGCGCTCCGACAGCATCCGGCCTCTGGCCGGAGCCGGGGATGGTGGCCGTCGATCCGAGCGTGATTCCGCTCGGATCGACCGTCTGGATCCAGGGCGTCGGGACGTTCCTGGCGACGGACACGGGATCGCTGGTACGCGGTGCGCACCTGGACATCTACAGCCTGAGCTACCAGGAGGCGCTCAACTGGGGCGTCCAGCAGCGTTCGATCCTGGTCTTCGACCGTTGAGCTGAGGTGCGCCGGGTGGCCGCGTCGTGCGACACTCGCGCATGCCCGATGCCGCCGTCGACCGCTACCGCTGGGTGGCGCTCGCCGTCGTCAGCTTCGGGACGCTGGCCGTCCACCTGGACACGACCGTCAACGTGGCGCTGCCGGCGATGGCGGCAGCGCTCGACGTGCCGATCTCCACGCTCCAGTGGATCATCATCGGCTACGTGCTGACGACGGCCAGCACGCTGGTGGGCGTCGGACGGCTGGCCGACCTGTACGGCCGCCATGCGGTCTGGAACTGGGGGGTGCTGGCGCTCGGCATTGCGCTGGTGCTGGTGGGCTTCTCGCAAGACATCGTGATGCTGGTGGCGTGCCGCATCCTGCAGTCGTTCGGCGCGACGATGATCTACGCCGCCGGGCCGGCCATCGTCACCGAGGTGTTTCCCCACGCCGAGCGGGGGAGGGCGCTCGGCATCATGACGATGGCCGGCCAGCTCGGCATGGCCATCGGCCCGCTGTTCGGCGGGTGGCTGGTCGGCACGTTCGGCTGGCCCGCCATCTTCTGGGGCCGCGTGCCCATCGTGCTGCTGATCGCGCTGGCGTCCTGGCGGCTCGTGCGCGCGGGCCGCGCCCCGAAACGAGCCGCCCGGTTCGACCTGGCCGGGGCCCTGACGCTCGGGCCGGCGATGGTTGCGCTCCTGCTCGGCATCAACCGGGCCGGCCTGCTTGGCCCGCTCGACCCGCTGCCGCTCGGGCTGTTCGCCGCTGGCGCGCTGTTGCTGGCCGCGTTCGTCTGGACTGAGAGCCGGCTGGCCGCCCCGATGCTCGATCTTCGACTGTTCCGCAACCGCATGTTCGCCGCGGCCAACGCCATGAACCTGCTCAGCAACCTGACGATGTTCGGCGTCTGGCTGCTGGTGCCGTTCTACCTGGTGGACGGGTTGAAGCTCGCGCCGCTGACGGCCGGGCTGTTCCTGAGCAGCGTGCCGATTGCCACCGCGCTCGTCTCGCCGCTGGCCGGCTGGCTGTCCGACCGCGTCGGCCCTGCGCGCCTGTCGCTGGTCGGGCTGGTGGTACAGGTCAGCGCCCTGTTCGCCATCGCGCGGCTGGACGGCCAGAGTGCGCCGTGGCAGGTCGGCGGCGCGCTGATCCTGCTGGGCATCGCCACGGGCCTGTTCATGGCGCCGAACCTGAGCTTCATCATGGGCGCGGTCCCGCCGGATCAGCTTGGCGTGGCGGGCGGCGTGGTGACCACCATGCGGAGCCTCGGCGTGGTCACCGGCGTCGCGCTGTTGACGGCGATCTACACGGCTCGTTCGGCCGAGCTCGGCGCACCGGGCGGTGGCCTGGGTGGCACGTTCTCGGTCGCGGCGTTTCAGGGCGCGTTCACGTTTGCAGCCGTGCTCTGCCTGGCGGCCGTCGCGCTGGCATCGGTGCGCGGCAGGCTGCCCGGGTCGCACGCGACAGAACGCGAGCTTCGGTAGCACTGGTTTCCTGAGAGGACTCGGGATTCCGCGTGCGCCCCTCCCGCGCTGCTGTACGATGCCCGTGGTCTATCCGGCGTCGAGCAGGCCGCTCGGCGCGACACGACGTGCATGGGAGGCAAGCGACGATGGCTGAGGCAGGCAGGCCACTGGCAGGTACGCCGCTGGCAGGGAAGCTGGCGCTGGTCACGGGCGCTGGGATGGGCATCGGGCAGGGGATCGCCCTGGAGCTGGCGCGGCAGGGCGCAGACGTGGTCGTGCACTACGCCGGCAGCGAGCAGGGCGCACGCGACACCGTCGCCCAGATTCAGGGGCTGGGTCGTCGGTCGGCGGCGGTCCAGGGGCGGCTGGGCGACATCGACGCCTGCCGTCGGGTGGTGGGTGAGGCGGTCTCGGCGCTCGGCGGCCTGGACATCCTGATCAACAACGCTGGCGTGACGCGAGCGCTCGATTTCCTCGACACCACGCCCGAGATCTACAACGAGGTCTTCGATCTCAACATGCGTGGCTACTTCTTCTGCGCCCAGGAAGCCGTCCGCAGCATGCTGACGCGGGGCGGCGGCGCGATCGTCAACATCACGTCGGTGCATGGCGGCGGCGGCTTCCCGCGCCACGCGGCGTACGCCGGCACCAAGGGCGCGATCATCGCCTTCACCAGGACGCTCGCCATCGAGCTGGCGTCGCGGCACGTCCGCGTCAACGCGGTCGCGCCCGGCGTGGTCGAGGTGCCGCGCTACTTCGACATTCCGGACTACACCCGCGAGTTCGGCGACTCGATGGTGCCCTGGGGGCGTGTCGGGACGCCCGGCGACATCGGGAACGTCGTTGCGTTTCTGGCGTCGGATGCCGCCGACTGGGTGACCGGCCAGACGCTGTACGTTGACGGCGGCACCAACGCCCGCATGGGGCTGTGGTGGGACCAGGGGGACAAGGCGCAGTAAGCTCAGAGCGGGGGAAGCGGGAGATCCGGCCCCTTTGCCCTCGTCCTCGCGCTCCGTGCACCGTCAGCATTCGGCCCGTCACTCTCCGCTGCGCCCTCTCGTTGTCCACCGTCGAGTCCGAGTTGCGGGAAGTGGAGAGTCCGCGCCTCTGCTCATGCCATCTTCTTGCGACTAGTCCGTCGCGGGCTCTGGGAGCTACCCTCTCAGGTGTGCAGCGCGACGGTACGCTCGCGGCATGATGAGGGAGTCTTCACGATGACCGTCGATCCTGCCCTGTCCGGTGCTACGCGTGCGGTAGCTGAACGGTGGTTCGCGGCGCTGACCGGCGGCGACATCCCCACCGCGCTGGCGTGTCTCGACGCCGACGTCGAGTGGATCAACTACAAGCCAGTTCCCGGCTACAACGACGCGATGCCCTGGATCGGCACGCAGCGCGGCCCCGACGCGGTATTGGCCTCGCTCAAGGTGTTCGTTGGCGTCTGCCAGGCGCGGGACGAACGGCTGGTGACGCTCGCCGTGGACGGCGAGAGCGCCGCTGGCGTGATCGCCGAGCGGGGCATCGTCTGTGCGACCGGGCTGCCGTATGAGATCGAGTTCATCCAGTGGCTGACGGTGCGCGGCGGCAAAATCGTTCGCTGGAAGTCGTACACTGACCCGTCGTCTATCGTGCGGGCGATCCACGGCGATCGCGATCCGGCGTGGGCGGGAGCCGACACGCTCACTGCCCGCACCGACGCGACGATTCGGGCCTGGCTGGATGCGATGGTGCGCGGCGACGGCGACGCAGTCGTGGCCGGGCTGGCCGACGACGTGGAGATGATCACGCCGCGCGAGCAGGACGATGCGATCATCCCCTACGTCGGCACGAAATCCGGCAAGCCGGCCGTCCTGGCGATGTTCGGCGAGCGCTCAAAGATCGTCGAGACGGTCAGCTGCGAGGTGCAGTCGGTCGGGGCGCAGGATGAGCGGGCCTGGGCGAGCGTGACGACCCGTGAGCGATACCTGCCGACCGGCCAGGAGTTCACCATCCAGGCCAGCCACCACTTCGAGCTGGACGAGGCCGGGCGCATCCGTCGCTGGCGCTCGTTCTTCGATCCGAATCCCGAGGTGGACGCGCTGCGCGCCGCCGAGTCTCCCGCTCTGATCGCCGCCGTCTGGGCTGGCAACGCCGATGCTGTCCGGTCGCTGCTCGCCGATGGCGCGGACGCACGTGCTCGCGATGCCGAGTCCGGCCTGACGGTGCTGCAGATCGCGGCCGGCGAGGCGAAGCCTGAGATCGTCAGGCTGCTGCTGGACGCCGGCGCGGACGTTCATGCTGCTGACAGCCGGGCGGGCGGCTCGGCGCTGCACAAGGCCTGTCAGGGCGGCAGCGTCGAGGTGGTCCAGATGCTGCTCGACGCCGGCGCGTTCGTGGACTGCGTCGCGCCGACGACGGGCCACACGCCGCTGATGGACGCGCTGTGGTTCAAGTTCCCGGACGTCGTCGAATTGCTGCTGGGGCGCGGGGCGACACTCAACCTCTCGACGCACTACGGCTTCTCGTTGATGGATCATCTCAAGTACGAGCTGAACGTCAACACGCGCGGCAAAGAGCTGCTGGTGCGGTCTGATGCGATGGTGCAGCAGCGGCTCCAGAACGACCGCGACCTTGCCGCTCACCAGGTGCTGATGAAGGCTGTGGTGGCGAAGGATGAGGCGGGTGTGCGGTCGGCGCTCGCTGCCGGCGCGGACGTGAACGAGCGCTTCCCACTCGTGAACGGCTTCAACGACGGCCACACCCCGCTGCATGTGGCCTCACGGGACGGCACCCCGGAGATCGTGGCCCTGCTGCTGGCCGCCGGCGCGGACGTGAACGCCGTCGAGCCGTGCTTTCAGGCCGTGCCGCTCCACAAGGCCGTCTACAACGGCCACGCCGACATCGCGCGGCTGCTGGCTGCCCATCCGGGCATCAACCTCGATTTCCAGGGTGGCACTAACGGCTACACCGGCCTCCACGATGCCCTCTGGCACGGCTACGCTGACTGCGCCCAGGTGCTGGTGGACGCTGGCGCGCGCCTCGACCTGCGCGGCCACGACGGCAAGACGCCGCTC
This genomic interval from Chloroflexota bacterium contains the following:
- a CDS encoding NAD-binding protein, giving the protein MLHSPPLREGDAPNRAGLDADDAVSVILKDLVLIHEFARDHGARLPLGGMSRELYREAVALGHANTDMSAMCLPLERIADTEIRPRCD
- a CDS encoding 3D domain-containing protein → MGDVVQASASEARQAAAALVKARRPRPQARPVWVAPHAETVLYAGPDPQSEEVAPLHQWAGLQVEGPSRGHRIPVLDPSRQLHGWVPAADVGPIDPSLLGTAYLPPIGRPIAWAGPARVTMYTCVELGGCAPTASGLWPEPGMVAVDPSVIPLGSTVWIQGVGTFLATDTGSLVRGAHLDIYSLSYQEALNWGVQQRSILVFDR
- a CDS encoding MFS transporter yields the protein MRHSRMPDAAVDRYRWVALAVVSFGTLAVHLDTTVNVALPAMAAALDVPISTLQWIIIGYVLTTASTLVGVGRLADLYGRHAVWNWGVLALGIALVLVGFSQDIVMLVACRILQSFGATMIYAAGPAIVTEVFPHAERGRALGIMTMAGQLGMAIGPLFGGWLVGTFGWPAIFWGRVPIVLLIALASWRLVRAGRAPKRAARFDLAGALTLGPAMVALLLGINRAGLLGPLDPLPLGLFAAGALLLAAFVWTESRLAAPMLDLRLFRNRMFAAANAMNLLSNLTMFGVWLLVPFYLVDGLKLAPLTAGLFLSSVPIATALVSPLAGWLSDRVGPARLSLVGLVVQVSALFAIARLDGQSAPWQVGGALILLGIATGLFMAPNLSFIMGAVPPDQLGVAGGVVTTMRSLGVVTGVALLTAIYTARSAELGAPGGGLGGTFSVAAFQGAFTFAAVLCLAAVALASVRGRLPGSHATERELR
- a CDS encoding 3-oxoacyl-ACP reductase FabG codes for the protein MAEAGRPLAGTPLAGKLALVTGAGMGIGQGIALELARQGADVVVHYAGSEQGARDTVAQIQGLGRRSAAVQGRLGDIDACRRVVGEAVSALGGLDILINNAGVTRALDFLDTTPEIYNEVFDLNMRGYFFCAQEAVRSMLTRGGGAIVNITSVHGGGGFPRHAAYAGTKGAIIAFTRTLAIELASRHVRVNAVAPGVVEVPRYFDIPDYTREFGDSMVPWGRVGTPGDIGNVVAFLASDAADWVTGQTLYVDGGTNARMGLWWDQGDKAQ
- a CDS encoding ankyrin repeat domain-containing protein, encoding MTVDPALSGATRAVAERWFAALTGGDIPTALACLDADVEWINYKPVPGYNDAMPWIGTQRGPDAVLASLKVFVGVCQARDERLVTLAVDGESAAGVIAERGIVCATGLPYEIEFIQWLTVRGGKIVRWKSYTDPSSIVRAIHGDRDPAWAGADTLTARTDATIRAWLDAMVRGDGDAVVAGLADDVEMITPREQDDAIIPYVGTKSGKPAVLAMFGERSKIVETVSCEVQSVGAQDERAWASVTTRERYLPTGQEFTIQASHHFELDEAGRIRRWRSFFDPNPEVDALRAAESPALIAAVWAGNADAVRSLLADGADARARDAESGLTVLQIAAGEAKPEIVRLLLDAGADVHAADSRAGGSALHKACQGGSVEVVQMLLDAGAFVDCVAPTTGHTPLMDALWFKFPDVVELLLGRGATLNLSTHYGFSLMDHLKYELNVNTRGKELLVRSDAMVQQRLQNDRDLAAHQVLMKAVVAKDEAGVRSALAAGADVNERFPLVNGFNDGHTPLHVASRDGTPEIVALLLAAGADVNAVEPCFQAVPLHKAVYNGHADIARLLAAHPGINLDFQGGTNGYTGLHDALWHGYADCAQVLVDAGARLDLRGHDGKTPLDLATEVLGVEHPLTVAIQARIATTAAA